Proteins found in one Triticum aestivum cultivar Chinese Spring chromosome 4D, IWGSC CS RefSeq v2.1, whole genome shotgun sequence genomic segment:
- the LOC123096844 gene encoding arginine-glutamic acid dipeptide repeats protein gives MAADAPSDDPLAGGGDSACSTPFVSAPSSPTRDPFSGHHHAACFFSAPASPTRGASNEFACGGLDFDFDFDFSSRFPSPSAAAMSSADELFHNGQIRPVRLSAMLLQPHQPHLASPSQAPVEVEEGERGRFRGRSVHRKARSLSPFRAHWRSPSPAPPPESESVEPAATPPASRSSSSSSTASSASSSSSRSSRRWGFIKDLLHRSKSDGGKDSQRTAAPAPPTFSATPKRSPSPSPSRAAARSRGAGRGRRMSAHERLYEARRAEAEEMRRRTYLPYRQGGLLIFGCIGLGNRSYGTAVHGLARGLNTATATAVSSRS, from the coding sequence ATGGCCGCCGACGCGCCTTCCGACGACCCGCTTGCCGGTGGCGGGGACAGCGCCTGCTCCACGCCGTTCGTCAGCGCGCCCTCCAGCCCCACCCGCGACCCCTTCTCCGGCCACCACCACGCCGCGTGCTTCTTCAGCGCGCCGGCGAGCCCCACCCGCGGCGCCAGCAACGAGTTTGCCTGCGGCGGCCTCGACTTTGACTTCGACTTCGACTTCTCGTCCCGCTtcccgtcgccctccgccgccgccatgtcgtccGCCGACGAGCTCTTCCACAACGGCCAGATCCGCCCCGTCCGCCTCTCCGCGATGCTGCTCCAGCCGCACCAGCCTCACCTCGCCTCGCCTTCACAGGCCCCCGTGGAGGTGGAAGAGGGCGAGCGCGGCCGCTTCAGGGGCCGGTCCGTGCACCGCAAGGCGCGCTCGCTCTCCCCATTCCGTGCCCACTGGAGGTCGCcgtctcccgcgccgccgccggagtccgagtCCGTCGAGCCGGCGGCCACGCCCCCGGCCTCgcgctcctcgtcgtcctcgtccacCGCTTCGTCcgcgtcctcctcttcctcgaggAGCTCCCGGCGTTGGGGCTTCATTAAGGATCTCCTCCACCGGAGCAAGTCAGACGGTGGCAAGGACAGCCAGCGCACCGCCGCTCCGGCTCCCCCGACTTTCTCTGCCACGCCAAAGAGGAGCCCATCTCCTTCTCCATCGCGGGCGGCGGCCAGGAGTAGAGGGGCAGGGAGGGGCAGGCGGATGTCGGCGCATGAGAGGCTCTACGAGGCGAGGAGGGCGGAGGCGGAAGAGATGCGACGGCGCACGTACCTGCCCTACCGGCAGGGCGGGCTGCTGATCTTCGGTTGCATCGGCCTCGGCAACCGCAGCTATGGCACCGCCGTGCACGGCCTTGCTCGGGGTCTCAACACCGCCACCGCCACGGCCGTCTCTTCAAGGTCATGA